One genomic segment of Camelus ferus isolate YT-003-E chromosome 19, BCGSAC_Cfer_1.0, whole genome shotgun sequence includes these proteins:
- the MTG2 gene encoding mitochondrial ribosome-associated GTPase 2 isoform X1 encodes MASLRLFSASPRAVLEGLGCWTLRPASPRLFSLCCVDCAKHQGSPGKKLLSEKKLKRHFVDHRRVLVRGGRGGDGVTCFHSEPRKEFGGPDGGDGGSGGAVILRADRQVKSLSLVLSRYQGLDGEDGGRKNCFGRSGRPLHIRVPVGTLVKEGSEVLADLSHPGDEYIAALGGTGGKGNRFFLANDNRAPTTCTPGQPGQERVLFLELKTVAHAGMVGFPNAGKSSLLRAISNAKPAVASYPFTTLNPHVGVVHYEDHQQIAGLPPKYFKARREAKPPRMAVGRMSQRGVADIPGLIRGAHQNRGLGFAFLRHIERCPFLLFVVDLSVPEPWTQVYDLKQELEKYAEGLSRRPHAIVANKIDLPQARARLPQLRAHLGQGAIALSAATGENLEELLLRLKELHDGHVAVGLELGHQPLRW; translated from the exons ATGGCATCTTTGAGGCTTTTCTCAGCAAGCCCCCGGGCCGTGTTGGAGGGTCTGGGATGCTGGACCTTGCGGCCCGCCTCCCCCCGGCTGTTCTCGCTCTGCTGTGTGGACTGCGCCAAGCACCAGGGATCCCCCGGAAAGAAACTGCTCTCTGAGAAAAAACTG AAAAGGCACTTTGTGGACCACCGCCGCGTGCTTGTCCGTGGGGGGCGCGGAGGCGACGGGGTGACCTGCTTCCACAGCGAACCCCGGAAGGAGTTTGGAGGCCCCGACGGTGGCGACGGAGGCAGCGGCGGCGCCGTCATCCTGAGAG CTGACCGACAGGTGAAGTCGCTGTCATTGGTCCTGTCGCGGTACCAGGGACTCGACGGGGAGGATGGTGGCAGGAAGAACTGCTTTGGGCGAAGCGGCAGGCCCCTGCACATCCGG gTCCCCGTGGGCACACTGGTGAAGGAGGGGAGTGAAGTCCTGGCTGACCTCTCGCACCCGGGCGATGAATACATCGCAGCTCTGGGcgggacaggagggaagggcaaCCGCTTCTTCCTGGCCAACGACAACCGCGCACCCACGACTTGTACCCCCGGGCAGCCCGGCCAGGAGCGCGTCCTCTTCCTGGAGCTCAAGACAGTGGCCCATGCTGGGATG GTTGGGTTCCCCAACGCAGGGAAGTCCTCGCTTCTCCGGGCCATTTCCAATGCGAAGCCCGCAGTGGCTTCCTACCCGTTCACGACCCTAAACCCCCACGTCGGGGTCGTTCACTACGAGGACCACCAGCAGATCGCAG GCCTGCCACCCAAATATTTCAAAGCAAGACGGGAAGCCAAACCGCCTCGGATGGCAGTTGGCCGGATGAGCCAACGAGGCG TGGCCGACATCCCCGGCCTCATCCGTGGTGCACACCAGAACAGGGGCCTGGGCTTCGCCTTCCTCCGGCATATCGAGCGCTGCCCCTTCCTCCTGTTTGTGGTGGACCTCTCGGTGCCGGAGCCCTGGACGCAGGTGTACGACCTCAAGCAGGAGTTGGAGAAGTACGCAGAAGGCCTGTCCCGCAGGCCTCATGCCATTGTGGCAAATAAGATCGACCTCCCTcaggccagggccaggctgccccagcTGCGGGCCCACCTGGGCCAGGGGGCCATCGCTCTGTCTGCGGCCACCGGGGAGAAcctggaggagctgctgctgcGTCTGAAGGAGCTGCACGACGGCCATGTGGCCGTGGGGCTGGAGCTCGGCCACCAGCCGCTCCGCTGGTAG
- the MTG2 gene encoding mitochondrial ribosome-associated GTPase 2 isoform X2 — protein MASLRLFSASPRAVLEGLGCWTLRPASPRLFSLCCVDCAKHQGSPGKKLLSEKKLKRHFVDHRRVLVRGGRGGDGVTCFHSEPRKEFGGPDGGDGGSGGAVILRADRQVKSLSLVLSRYQGLDGEDGGRKNCFGRSGRPLHIRVPVGTLVKEGSEVLADLSHPGDEYIAALGGTGGKGNRFFLANDNRAPTTCTPGQPGQERVLFLELKTVAHAGMVGFPNAGKSSLLRAISNAKPAVASYPFTTLNPHVGVVHYEDHQQIAVADIPGLIRGAHQNRGLGFAFLRHIERCPFLLFVVDLSVPEPWTQVYDLKQELEKYAEGLSRRPHAIVANKIDLPQARARLPQLRAHLGQGAIALSAATGENLEELLLRLKELHDGHVAVGLELGHQPLRW, from the exons ATGGCATCTTTGAGGCTTTTCTCAGCAAGCCCCCGGGCCGTGTTGGAGGGTCTGGGATGCTGGACCTTGCGGCCCGCCTCCCCCCGGCTGTTCTCGCTCTGCTGTGTGGACTGCGCCAAGCACCAGGGATCCCCCGGAAAGAAACTGCTCTCTGAGAAAAAACTG AAAAGGCACTTTGTGGACCACCGCCGCGTGCTTGTCCGTGGGGGGCGCGGAGGCGACGGGGTGACCTGCTTCCACAGCGAACCCCGGAAGGAGTTTGGAGGCCCCGACGGTGGCGACGGAGGCAGCGGCGGCGCCGTCATCCTGAGAG CTGACCGACAGGTGAAGTCGCTGTCATTGGTCCTGTCGCGGTACCAGGGACTCGACGGGGAGGATGGTGGCAGGAAGAACTGCTTTGGGCGAAGCGGCAGGCCCCTGCACATCCGG gTCCCCGTGGGCACACTGGTGAAGGAGGGGAGTGAAGTCCTGGCTGACCTCTCGCACCCGGGCGATGAATACATCGCAGCTCTGGGcgggacaggagggaagggcaaCCGCTTCTTCCTGGCCAACGACAACCGCGCACCCACGACTTGTACCCCCGGGCAGCCCGGCCAGGAGCGCGTCCTCTTCCTGGAGCTCAAGACAGTGGCCCATGCTGGGATG GTTGGGTTCCCCAACGCAGGGAAGTCCTCGCTTCTCCGGGCCATTTCCAATGCGAAGCCCGCAGTGGCTTCCTACCCGTTCACGACCCTAAACCCCCACGTCGGGGTCGTTCACTACGAGGACCACCAGCAGATCGCAG TGGCCGACATCCCCGGCCTCATCCGTGGTGCACACCAGAACAGGGGCCTGGGCTTCGCCTTCCTCCGGCATATCGAGCGCTGCCCCTTCCTCCTGTTTGTGGTGGACCTCTCGGTGCCGGAGCCCTGGACGCAGGTGTACGACCTCAAGCAGGAGTTGGAGAAGTACGCAGAAGGCCTGTCCCGCAGGCCTCATGCCATTGTGGCAAATAAGATCGACCTCCCTcaggccagggccaggctgccccagcTGCGGGCCCACCTGGGCCAGGGGGCCATCGCTCTGTCTGCGGCCACCGGGGAGAAcctggaggagctgctgctgcGTCTGAAGGAGCTGCACGACGGCCATGTGGCCGTGGGGCTGGAGCTCGGCCACCAGCCGCTCCGCTGGTAG